A single genomic interval of Coccidioides posadasii str. Silveira chromosome 1, complete sequence harbors:
- a CDS encoding uncharacterized protein (BUSCO:4466at4751~EggNog:ENOG410QDSB~COG:J~BUSCO:49at33183), with product MDEIKWNNVHDGMLESLKPVIFSGSTSRRRAGLHELHEKILSHELPKELDRPLLDLLFGTYPIYVDRDSRRDAQRCIRDIFQAPIASVDLKDFANKLHKECYKPAIAAANAFVLIEWCTLLLQHLSQREAENPEDAPQLAVNVLSANSKALETCLRSSKKEGLKHSAIIVSRRALRTVLSKEETGDEVVRRLVRVLTSETGSGFRNAPYLGVLSGVCARLPKRRAVLDDVKPAIFQFYIKDIIGSRTVVPSHIAGSLGDFFISFASAEDLQKEIWPSLEKAMLRSPEVVFTGIIPSFVAAIPREIELSEVVSTRLSKPLLSSFKSASQTVRQGAVKAFEALIAKCKEEQWLLKIIDEVILPLKTSRITNVEHRALQVQVLSIFHCFPELSHRVLSGLSPALARESNEAALESEVQAFCHHLAYLIRSQSTISKEDFSVVAKGCAEKRSAFRKIWISNVGEVIWNLDRDSLFSSSSVKTNFLKPVVEKISSSFDEINANPLPAVQGGTISIAYVLLALSCQNLQGGKLDDGSLLLNTDVIVGQSLSLSLKQSFLLNPRIFTKLASKDELAWNIRALSGVSSEAAFQAVDPTVRDTWAQAFIYVISSAATPENLRESAISHLRNCYLKNPQVVGMAIISAMWKWLLAVNTGDKDSAALSAGTGGDKLLLVVRAITPSPNVVDSLVLDRQLIELLVLCRPELIPRANWIEITLRAGADPGKIAQSYPKECIAQVLLATEDPIRSKLSKGRTAAWNAAADLAFVAPDVMMPILVKQIQEDLNIDRITRFGPTDIAIARHSGETPFIDVLSTKTKRLPGKGDKDYDTLKWEAELRAEMAQKRGQHQKKLTPEEQVKVKAQLLKEAEIRKSIQIQEQIIRRGAGIVESLARGPATEAEEWINQAVNCLCRLVEVDAGALVGSSISEAYVACTSRISSRLEEIRPFIGIATLRSLGKTYMPSDLEVEPLGTLVTRILYRIRLASEQRPFDVVSFGIMLRLIIVVLEKDGVKEAAESRGEQILLALEFLTIHANLFSDSRLPRTEVLRTLISAMRIHAEHYKLMRDLLIDICRSVTDNVQPDELTILLQGVIVPETSVRTAVLQAIEAEIDLTDLDFSEYIWLGCHDHVSENAEISKAIWEENGLEVDANSPDFIMEYLGTADSQLRGAAAVALAHACKFSPSVFTTTLEKLETKYQDEIKPRAPETDAYGMPKKVDTPDNWQLRSGIALALKSMAQGFHGDQIVGFLQFLISEGPLVDQNVSVRRQMAESGSAVIALHGQDNVEELMHLFEKTLETSDKATEQSDWLNEAVIILYGSLARHLKSGDKRLQTVIKKLLAALSTPSESVQYAVSECLTPLIRLSPIETSVYIDELVDQLLHSKRYATRRGAAYGLAGIVHGRGISALREFRIMPRLKEASENKKDPNERQGSLLAFELLSLVLGRMFEPYIIQILPQLLTAFGDPSVDVRDACLDTAKACFASLSSYGVKQILPTLLEGLDDPQWRSKKGACDLLGAMAYLDPQQLAVSLPDIIPPLTVVLNDSHKEVRNSANRSLQRFGDVISNPEVKGLVNILLKALSDPTKYTDEALDALIKISFIHYLDAPSLALIVRILERGLGDRSTTKRKAAQIIGSLAHLTERKDLTSHLPILVAGLKIAIVDPVPTTRATASKALGSLIEKLGEEALPDLIPSLMTTLKSDTGAGDRLGSAQALSEVLAGLGTSRLEETLPSILQNVSSAKSAVREGFMSLFIFLPACFGNSFASYLNRIIPPILSGLADDVEAIRETSLRAGRLLVKNFATKSIDLLLPELERGLADDSHRIRLSSVELVGDLLFNLTGINTKADIEEEDDTAAQAGQSLLEVLGEDKRNKVLSALYICRCDTSGLVRSAAINVWKALVASPRTLKELVPTLTQLIIRRLGSANMEQKVIAGNALGELIKKAGEGVLSTLLPSLEEGLLASTEVDARQGICIALRELVISSSGESLEVYEKILISTVRTALLDSNQDVREAAAEAFDALQQALGRRIVDRVLPDLLNLLHTDAEADRALAALLTLLTETTRANIILPNLIPSLLASPMTSFNAKALASLAEVTGGALTRRLPNILNTLIDNSLSTKNEKLRPEINSAFDTVLNSVDECDGLNAAMNVMITLMKHEDHHKRAAAANRLSSFFGKTTLDISRYYPELVRVCLISFDDYDTNVVAAAWEALSQLTSHMRKEEMEVLVIPTRQVLRQVGVAGANLPGFCRPKGISAVFPIFLQGLLNGTVEQRVQSALAIGDIIDRTSTEALKPFVTQITGPLIRVVSERSVEIKCAVFLAINKLLEKIPLFIKPFLPQLQRIFARGLADSSSETLRSRAAKGLGILITLTPRVDPLISELVAGSKTSDSGVKSAMLRALHEVVAKAGKNMSDASKQAILELIDDESADRDGMPYLSSIKMV from the exons ATGGATGAAATCAAGTGGAACAATGTGCATGATGGCATGCTAGAGTCATTGAAACCGGTTATTTTTTCTGGTTCAACATCTCGGCGTCGTGCTGGCCTTCATGAACTTCATGAGAAAATCCTAT CACACGAGTTGCCAAAGGAACTAGATAGGCCTCTCCTAGATTTGCTTTTCGGAACATATCCTATTTACGTTGATCGAGATTCTCGCCGAGATGCGCAGCGATGTATTCGCGATATATTTCAAGCTCCGATAGCGTCCGTTGATCTCAAAGATTTCGCGAATAAGCTCCACAAGGAATGTTATAAGCCAGCAATTGCTGCTGCCAATGCCTTCGTCTTGATCGAGTGGTGCACATTGCTTTTGCAGCACCTAAGCCAACGCGAAGCAGAAAACCCTGAAGATGCACCCCAGCTGGCAGTGAACGTTCTATCTGCAAATTCAAAAGCACTGGAAACGTGTCTTCGGTCATCTAAAAAGGAGGGTCTAAAACACTCTGCTATCATAGTGTCTAGACGCGCTTTGCGAACCGTTCTATCAAAGGAGGAAACCGGCGATGAAGTGGTGCGGCGACTTGTTCGTGTGCTTACCAGCGAGACGGGTTCAGGATTTAGAAACGCTCCCTACCTCGGAGTTCTATCTGGAGTTTGCGCGCGACTTCCCAAAAGAAGAGCTGTTTTAGACGATGTGAAGCCTGCCATTTTTCAATTCTATATCAAAGATATCATTGGGTCTCGAACAGTGGTTCCTAGCCACATCGCTGGAAGTTTAGGCGACTTTTTCATCTCATTTGCCTCCGCGGAGGATCTCCAAAAAGAAATCTGGCCATCACTTGAAAAGGCTATGCTTAGGAGCCCTGAAGTGGTTTTCACCGGCATTATTCCCTCTTTTGTGGCTGCAATTCCACGCGAGATTGAACTGTCCGAAGTGGTTTCCACACGACTTAGTAAACCCCTTCTTTCGAGCTTTAAGTCCGCCAGTCAAACAGTCCGGCAAGGGGCAGTCAAAGCTTTCGAGGCTTTGATTGCTAAATGCAAGGAAGAACAGTGGCTTCTGAAAATCATCGATGAAGTCATTCTCCCTTTGAAAACCTCAAGAATTACAAATGTTGAACATCGCGCGCTCCAGGTACAAGTTCTCAGCATCTTTCATTGTTTTCCAGAGCTGTCCCACAGGGTACTGTCGGGCCTTTCGCCTGCCCTTGCACGTGAGAGTAATGAGGCCGCACTCGAGTCAGAGGTACAGGCGTTTTGTCACCACCTGGCATATCTGATCCGTTCTCAATCCACGATTAGCAAGGAAGATTTCTCTGTTGTGGCCAAAGGCTGCGCTGAGAAACGAAGTGCTTTTCGCAAAATTTGGATTTCTAATGTTGGAGAGGTCATATGGAATCTTGACCGTGATTCCTTGTTCTCTTCATCGAGTGTGAAGACCAATTTCCTGAAACCGGTGGTGGAAAAAATTTCAAGTTCATTTGACGAGATAAACGCCAACCCCCTACCTGCAGTTCAAGGTGGAACTATTTCAATAGCCTATGTTCTTCTGGCCCTCTCATGTCAGAATCTTCAAGGAGGAAAGCTAGACGATGGCAGTTTACTCCTTAATACTGATGTCATTGTCGGCCAATCTCTATCATTATCTCTGAAACAATCTTTCTTACTCAATCCCAGGATCTTCACAAAATTGGCCTCAAAAGACGAGCTTGCATGGAATATTCGCGCGTTATCCGGAGTTTCATCAGAGGCTGCCTTTCAAGCCGTAGACCCAACAGTGAGAGATACTTGGGCACAAGCTTTTATTTATGTAATTTCCTCCGCAGCTACACCTGAGAATTTGCGAGAATCTGCGATTTCCCATCTTCGCAACTGTTATCTCAAGAATCCGCAAGTGGTCGGAATGGCCATCATCAGCGCGATGTGGAAGTGGTTGCTCGCCGTTAATACAGGAGATAaggattctgctgctctcaGTGCAGGGACAGGCGGTGATAAACTCCTCCTTGTTGTCAGAGCTATCACTCCCAGTCCCAATGTTGTGGATTCCCTGGTCCTCGATCGTCAATTAATTGAACTCCTGGTGCTATGCCGCCCAGAACTCATCCCCAGAGCTAATTGGATAGAGATTACGCTGAGAGCTGGTGCGGATCCCGGCAAAATTGCCCAAAGCTATCCAAAAGAATGCATAGCACAGGTGCTTCTCGCTACAGAA GACCCAATTCGATCTAAACTATCCAAAGGAAGGACGGCGGCGTGGAATGCTGCTGCTGACCTTGCTTTCGTGGCGCCCGATGTCATGATGCCTATACTTGTGAAACAAATTCAAGAGGATCTCAACATAGACAGGATTACGAGATTTGGGCCCACTGACATTGCAATTGCGCGACATTCGGGAGAAACGCCCTTCATCGACGTCCTCAGTACCAAGACTAAAAGATTACCTGGCAAAGGAGACAAGGATTACGACACTCTTAAATGGGAAGCAGAACTTCGAGCCGAAATGGCTCAGAAACGTGGTCAACACCAGAAGAAGCTAACACCAGAAGAGCAAGTTAAGGTCAAAGCGCAGTTATTAAAGGAAGCAGAAATTCGAAAAAGTATCCAAATTCAGGAGCAAATAATTAGGAGAGGAGCCGGCATCGTCGAAAGTCTCGCTAGAGGGCCCGCCACTGAAGCTGAAGAATGGATAAACCAAGCGGTTAACTGTCTATGTCGGCTTGTCGAAGTTGACGCGGGTGCTTTAGTCGGCAGTAGTATCTCCGAAGCCTATGTTGCGTGTACCAGCCGAATATCCAGTCGCCTGGAAGAAATTAGGCCGTTTATTGGAATTGCTACCCTTCGGTCTCTGGGCAAAACTTACATGCCTTCTGACCTTGAAGTAGAGCCACTAGGAA CCCTCGTGACTCGAATTCTTTATCGCATCCGACTCGCTTCGGAGCAGCGACCATTCGATGTTGTTTCGTTCGGAATTATGCTTCGGCTAATAATTGTCGTTCTTGAAAAGGATGGCGTTAAGGAGGCCGCAGAAAGCCGAGGGGAACAGATCCTTCTGGCGCTTGAATTTCTCACAATTCACGCAAATCTAT TTTCCGACAGCAGATTGCCGAGAACTGAAGTCCTACGAACATTGATATCTGCGATGCGAATTCATGCAGAGCATTATAAGTTAATGCGAGATCTTCTGATTGATATTTGCCGTTCTGTAACAGACAATGTCCAACCGGATGAACTCACGATCCTACTTCAAGGAGTGATAGTTCCAGAAACATCAGTTCGGACTGCGGTTCTCCAAGCCATCGAGGCTGAGATTGACCTCACTGATCTTGACTTCTCTGAGTACATCTGGCTCGGATGCCATGATCATGTTTCTGAAAATGCGGAAATATCCAAGGCTATATGGGAAGAGAACGGCCTCGAAGTTGATGCGAACTCGCCCGATTTTATTATGGAGTATCTCGGTACGGCCGATTCGCAACTGCGGGGTGCAGCAGCAGTGGCTCTCGCGCATGCTTGCAAGTTCAGCCCTTCTGTATTTACGACTActttggagaagcttgaGACCAAATACCAGGATGAAATTAAACCAAGGGCTCCAGAAACGGACGCATACGGTATGCCCAAGAAGGTAGATACTCCGGACAATTGGCAGCTTCGAAGCGGAATAGCTTTGGCTCTTAAATCTATGGCCCAGGGTTTTCATGGAGATCAAATCGTTGGTTTCTTACAATTTTTAATCAGCGAAGGCCCACTTGTTGATCAAAATGTGTCAGTCCGACGGCAAATGGCAGAAAGTGGGAGTGCGGTCATAGCTTTGCATGGACAAGATAACGTCGAGGAACTAATGCATCTATTCGAGAAGACATTAGAGACGTCCGACAAAGCGACTGAACAATCAGATTGGCTTAACGAGGCCGTTATAATTCTATACGGCTCCCTCGCGCGCCATCTCAAGAGTGGGGATAAGCGGTTGCAGACGGTCATTAAGAAACTCCTTGCTGCCCTTTCCACTCCATCTGAAAGTGTTCAGTATGCTGTTTCGGAGTGCCTGACACCCCTCATTCGGCTCTCTCCTATAGAGACGTCTGTCTATATAGACGAGTTGGTGGATCAGCTTTTGCACTCGAAAAGATACGCTACAAGACGCGGGGCTGCGTATGGTTTGGCAGGTATTGTGCATGGAAGAGGCATATCTGCTTTGCGTGAATTCCGTATCATGCCACGGCTCAAGGAGGCATCCGAAAATAAGAAAGATCCAAATGAGAGACAAGGGTCACTCCTTGCTTTCGAGCTCCTTTCACTAGTCCTCGGCCGAATGTTTGAGCCTTATATCATTCAAATACTACCCCAATTACTAACTGCTTTCGGCGACCCCAGTGTTGATGTTCGTGATGCATGTTTAGATACTGCCAAAGCGTGCTTCGCTAGCCTAAGCTCTTATGGTGTGAAACAAATTTTACCGACTCTTCTCGAAGGCTTGGATGATCCACAGTGGAGGAGTAAGAAGGGCGCCTGCGACCTTCTAGGAGCTATGGCTTATCTCGATCCTCAGCAACTTGCTGTCAGCCTTCCCGACATCATCCCTCCTCTCACCGTCGTCCTCAATGACAGTCATAAGGAGGTTCGCAATTCCGCGAATAGGAGTCTTCAACGTTTTGGAGACGTCATAAGCAATCCTGAAGTAAAAGGTCTTGTTAATATTTTACTAAAGGCCCTTAGCGACCCCACGAAGTATACAGACGAGGCTCTGGATGCTCTGATTAAAATATCATTTATTCACTACCTAGATGCGCCTTCGCTGGCACTCATTGTGAGAATCCTCGAAAGAGGACTTGGTGATCGATCTACAACAAAACGGAAAGCTGCTCAGATCATCGGCAGTCTGGCTCATCTAACCGAACGCAAAGACCTTACCTCGCATCTCCCGATCCTTGTTGCCGGCCTCAAAATCGCAATCGTCGATCCTGTGCCTACTACTCGTGCAACAGCTTCGAAGGCTCTTGGTTCTCTCATTGAGAAACTAGGAGAGGAAGCATTGCCGGACTTGATCCCAAGCTTAATGACTACTCTCAAATCAGATACCGGAGCGGGAGATCGGCTGGGCTCTGCTCAGGCCCTCTCCGAAGTTCTTGCCGGGCTGGGGACATCTCGACTCGAAGAAACCTTGCCATCAATCTTACAAAACGTATCAAGTGCCAAGTCTGCAGTTCGAGAAGGATTCATGTctttgtttatctttcttcctGCTTGCTTCGGGAATAGCTTTGCTTCATACCTCAACAGAATCATTCCTCCCATATTATCCGGTTTGGCGGATGATGTGGAGGCAATACGAGAGACTTCCCTTCGGGCCGGTCGCTTGTTAGTTAAGAATTTTGCTACTAAATCGATCGATCTCCTGTTGCCTGAGCTTGAACGAGGCCTTGCAGATGATAGCCACCGTATTCGACTTAGCTCTGTTGAATTAGTAGGAGACCTCTTGTTCAACCTCACCGGCATTAATACCAAGGCAGATatagaagaagaggatgataCCGCCGCTCAAGCTGGCCAATCTTTGCTTGAGGTGCTTGGTGAAGATAAGCGGAATAAGGTCTTGTCTGCACTTTACATATGTCGCTGTGATACCTCAGGGCTTGTTCGAAGTGCTGCAATAAATGTATGGAAGGCTTTGGTTGCCAGCCCTCGAACTCTCAAAGAACTGGTGCCGACATTGACCCAACTCATCATCCGTCGCTTGGGGAGCGCAAATATGGAACAAAAGGTTATTGCTGGAAATGCATTGGGCGAATTGATCAAGAAAGCGGGCGAAGGCGTTCTCTCAACCCTGTTGCCATCACTTGAAGAAGGGCTCCTGGCGTCCACTGAGGTTGACGCAAGGCAGGGAATCTGTATCGCTCTCCGTGAGCTCGTCATCTCCTCTTCTGGGGAATCTCTCGAGGTGTATGAGAAGATTCTTATTTCTACTGTTCGGACAGCGTTGCTTGATTCAAATCAAGATGTCCGCGAAGCAGCCGCAGAGGCTTTCGATGCGCTTCAGCAGGCCCTAGGAAGGCGTATTGTTGATCGCGTATTGCCGGATCTTCTTAATTTGTTGCACACAGACGCAGAGGCAGATCGGGCTCTCGCTGCTCTTCTTACGCTCCTGACTGAAACTACGCGCGCGAACATAATTCTTCCTAATCTTATTCCGAGTCTTCTTGCTAGTCCCATGACGAGCTTCAACGCAAAGGCACTAGCATCGCTGGCTGAAGTCACCGGTGGCGCGCTCACTCGAAGGCTTCCAAATATTCTCAACACCCTCATAGACAATTCTCTTTCGACAAAGAACGAAAAGCTCCGGCCCGAGATTAACAGCGCCTTTGACACAGTCCTTAATTCAGTCGATGAGTGTGATGGATTGAATGCGGCGATGAATGTCATGATTACACTCATGAAACACGAAGACCACCACAAGCGTGCAGCTGCCGCAAACCGCTTGTCATCGTTCTTCGGGAAAACAACTCTCGACATATCTCGTTATTACCCTGAGTTAGTTCGGGTATGCCTTATATCGTTTGATGACTATGATACGAATGTGGTGGCCGCAGCCTGGGAAGCTCTTAGCCAATTAACGTCACATATGcggaaagaagaaatggaagtATTGGTGATTCCAACGAGACAAGTCCTCCGGCAGGTCGGCGTTGCAGGTGCCAATCTTCCAGGATTTTGTAGGCCCAAGGGAATCAGCGCAGTCTTCCCCATTTTCCTTCAGGGTTTGCTGAATGGAACTGTTGAGCAACGGGTGCAGTCCGCTTTAGCTATCGGAGATATCATAGATAGGACCAGCACCGAAGCTCTAAAACCGTTTGTGACACAGATCACTGGTCCATTGATCAGAGTGGTTTCAGAACGTTCAGTTGAGATCAAAT GCGCGGTCTTTTTGGCTATCAACAAGTTGCTGGAGAAAATTCCACTCTTCATCAAACCATTCCTCCCTCAGTTGCAAAGAATTTTTGCTCGAGGCCTGGCAGACTCTAGCAGCGAGACATTGCGGTCAAGAGCGGCTAAAGGGTTGGGAATTCTTATCACTTTGACGCCTAGGGTCGATCCCCTTATTTCAG AACTGGTCGCTGGTTCCAAAACGTCGGACTCTGGTGTGAAGAGTGCTATGCTCCGCGCCTTGCATGAGGTGGTCGCTAAGGCTGGCAAAAATATGAGCGACGCATCCAAACAAGCCATCCTTGAGCTCATTGATGATGAATCGGCTGATCGTGATGGTATGCCTTACCTCAGTTCCATAAAAATGGTGTAG
- a CDS encoding uncharacterized protein (EggNog:ENOG410PJ3R~COG:S~BUSCO:4609at33183): MFAWGGGIAVPTLTVDTEKERAPPPPATPLDFPSYVPDLESWPEDGPTCDKLHQLLSRLKKPQDISAEFLQALNLKVEPDVAPTDLIAGDTLKSLPPFQWPEKSEQSETSASTPAAAAKKLMSNGFPFPDKEKYDLLREELLFDNDDAFRTLSRLSPLPGRQKIRLTHSRKFWTGLEHISQYWDTSLDQYIERSEPEPEPGPANVAETSHDQTPMKDDVPKTPPGDKMDIDSGNVDKDVDMTKSESQTTYKGRRIGTGKDMPESMREDTMRGFLEMIAWSFGCQPSVPVLPPRLFVKGLLFPVRQNFTISRAPQDRQIARKGILEGPILFAQCRGDTEFHGPNGNPQSRYAEICDLLRETAAMLLLAQERSREGNTETKPGDGKWWATEPRWGGAPNDGPVGDPENNQSEDKEKGSAPDADAEKNDNKRPRHDRYPLSLRRAGLGHSKKRSMSEQWKIVQPGPSLWDRKMRYMQIGKPRDSPFDDVFMVSSINHHFAILRLRVHANYIEWLKTGKTNFPVEDAEQPWHRIVLRRTRWFDFFNPEDRVAGLDALWTIFSYMMRPEN; this comes from the exons ATGTTTGCATGGGGAGGTGGCATTG CGGTTCCGACCCTTACTGTCGACACTGAAAAGGAACgagctcctcctcctcctgccaCTCCGCTTGATTTCCCATCCTACGTTCCAGATCTCGAGTCTTGGCCTGAAGACGGACCGACATGTGACAAGCTTCACCAGTTGCTATCCCGACTCAAGAAGCCACAAGACATATCAGCCGAATTCCTCCAGGCCCTGAATCTCAAAGTTGAACCAGACGTTGCTCCTACCGATCTGATCGCCGGAGACACCCTCAAGTCTCTACCTCCGTTCCAATGGCCGGAGAAATCCGAGCAGTCCGAGACCTCGGCAAGCACCCCTGCTGCCGCCGCCAAAAAGCTAATGAGCAATGGCTTCCCCTTTCCCGACAAAGAAAAGTACGACTTGCTACGAGAAGAACTGCTCTTTGACAACGACGATGCTTTTCGAACGCTCTCTCGGCTATCTCCCTTGCCAGGGCGCCAGAAAATACGTCTCACTCATTCTCGCAAGTTTTGGACTGGTTTAGAACACATATCTCAGTACTGGGATACAAGCTTAGACCAATACATTGAGCGTTCAGAGCCTGAGCCCGAGCCCGGGCCCGCCAACGTTGCGGAGACATCCCACGACCAGACTCCAATGAAAGACGATGTGCCTAAAACCCCACCCGGGGATAAAATGGACATTGATAGTGGTAATGTGGATAAAGACGTGGACATGACAAAGTCCGAATCCCAGACAACGTATAAGGGGCGACGTATCGGTACCGGGAAAGATATGCCAGAGTCCATGAGGGAGGACACAATGCGCGGTTTTCTCGAAATGATCGCGTGGTCATTTGGGTGCCAACCTTCGGTGCCAGTCCTACCGCCACGTCTCTTCGTAAAAGGTCTACTCTTTCCGGTACGCCAGAATTTTACGATATCACGTGCCCCCCAGGATAGACAGATTGCAAGAAAAGGCATCCTTGAAGGCCCAATATTGTTTGCCCAGTGTCGCGGTGATACAGAGTTTCATGGCCCGAATGGTAATCCCCAAAGCAGATACGCTGAGATCTGTGACCTTCTTCGGGAAACTGCGGCAATGCTTCTGCTCGCACAAGAGAGAAGCAGAGAGGGAAATACGGAAACTAAGCCTGGAGATGGGAAGTGGTGGGCAACAGAGCCCAGATGGGGTGGTGCCCCAAATGATGGGCCTGTTGGAGACCCAGAAAATAATCAATCGGAAGATAAGGAAAAAGGTTCCGCTCCGGATGCAGACGCGGAGAAAAACGACAACAAACGGCCTAGACATGATCGTTACCCTCTTTCACTGCGCCGCGCGGGACTTGGCCATTCCAAGAAGCGGAGCATGAGCGAGCAATGGAAAATAGTCCAGCCCGGCCCGAGCCTATGGGACAGGAAGATGAGATATATGCAAATAGGAAAACCGAGGGATAGTCCTTTCGACGAT GTCTTCATGGTTTCGTCAATCAATCACCACTTCGCGATACTACGCCTCCGCGTGCATGCCAATTATATAGAGTGGCTCAAAACCGGGAAAACGAACTTCCCAGTTGAAGATGCTGAACAACCTTGGCATAGAATCGTATTACGCCGGACTCGGTGGtttgacttcttcaatcCTGAAGACCGCGTGGCAGGTCTTGATGCGCTGTGGACAATCTTCTCGTACATGATGAGGCCCGAAAACTAG